A genome region from Segatella copri includes the following:
- the atpE gene encoding ATP synthase F0 subunit C, with amino-acid sequence MLSLLLAAEIAKLGAAVGAGLAAIGAGIGIGRIGGQAMDAMARQPEKMGDLRSSMIIAAALVEGVAFFAVIIAILAIVM; translated from the coding sequence ATGTTATCACTTTTATTAGCAGCAGAGATTGCAAAGTTGGGTGCCGCAGTAGGTGCAGGTTTGGCCGCTATTGGCGCAGGTATTGGTATCGGTCGCATTGGTGGCCAGGCTATGGACGCTATGGCTCGTCAGCCAGAGAAGATGGGCGACCTCCGTTCTTCTATGATTATCGCAGCTGCGTTGGTTGAGGGTGTTGCGTTCTTCGCTGTCATCATCGCCATCCTGGCAATCGTTATGTAA
- a CDS encoding F0F1 ATP synthase subunit A: MKHLKQFLLMAMLLFTLAPLQVSAKENIDVKEILWGHIKDSYEWHITKVGDHPVVIHLPIIVNTTSGWHVFCSSEFSEEKDANGDRPGPYNLVIKNADAQANPNKIVEKVGDQEVRPLDISITKTVCVLFIDAIILLLCVLIPARWCRKHKVDDPAPKGFVGLMHMFIMSVYTDVIEATLGKEAPKYAPWLLTCFFFIFVANIMGIVPFPPGGGNLTGNIACTVFFGVTTFLITNFTGTKEYWKEIFWPEVPTWLKVPVPLMPFIELFGIFTKPLALIIRLFANMMAGHAIALSFAAIIFIMFNISENAIANYVAGTGMTIVSVAMSAFMMLLEVLVSYIQALVFTMLSAVFISLAHVKSHEAEPEVVK; this comes from the coding sequence ATGAAACATCTCAAGCAATTCCTCTTGATGGCGATGCTGCTCTTCACGCTGGCACCTCTGCAGGTATCGGCTAAGGAGAACATCGATGTGAAAGAGATATTGTGGGGTCATATCAAGGATTCTTATGAATGGCATATCACCAAGGTGGGAGACCATCCCGTAGTGATTCATCTGCCAATCATCGTTAACACCACTTCGGGCTGGCACGTGTTCTGCAGCAGCGAATTCTCGGAAGAGAAGGATGCCAATGGAGACCGTCCGGGCCCTTATAATCTGGTGATCAAGAACGCTGATGCGCAGGCGAATCCCAACAAGATAGTAGAGAAGGTGGGAGACCAGGAGGTTCGTCCGCTTGACATCTCCATCACGAAGACCGTTTGCGTGCTCTTCATCGATGCTATCATCCTGTTGCTCTGTGTCCTGATACCAGCCCGCTGGTGCAGGAAGCACAAGGTGGATGATCCTGCACCAAAGGGTTTTGTGGGACTGATGCACATGTTCATCATGTCGGTATATACCGATGTAATAGAGGCCACCCTGGGTAAGGAAGCCCCAAAGTACGCACCATGGTTGCTTACTTGCTTCTTCTTTATCTTCGTGGCGAACATCATGGGTATCGTACCATTCCCTCCAGGTGGTGGTAACCTGACGGGTAATATCGCCTGCACCGTATTCTTCGGTGTAACGACATTCCTGATTACCAACTTCACCGGTACCAAGGAATACTGGAAGGAAATCTTCTGGCCGGAGGTACCAACGTGGTTGAAGGTGCCAGTGCCACTGATGCCATTCATCGAGCTCTTCGGAATCTTTACGAAACCGCTGGCTCTGATTATCCGACTCTTCGCCAACATGATGGCGGGTCACGCCATCGCACTTTCGTTTGCGGCTATCATTTTCATCATGTTCAACATCAGTGAGAATGCTATCGCCAACTATGTGGCAGGTACGGGTATGACAATAGTAAGTGTTGCGATGAGCGCCTTTATGATGCTCCTCGAAGTATTGGTAAGCTACATTCAAGCATTGGTATTCACCATGCTGAGTGCAGTATTCATCTCGCTGGCTCATGTAAAGTCTCATGAGGCTGAGCCAGAGGTAGTGAAGTAG